A single genomic interval of Spinacia oleracea cultivar Varoflay chromosome 6, BTI_SOV_V1, whole genome shotgun sequence harbors:
- the LOC110776485 gene encoding uncharacterized protein — protein MRPPTPSEVYYKGHAKENGEFVDETSRKVWADFQSKKSNNLEDENPKTENELFLEALGGWKNGRVYGLGNAIDNFYVKPNNDPSFKKVRNELVTNLTSNVELLSSKNLEQAKEIEETKVVLDETTTKLNETEKKFDETTRQLKETTDAMKAMQAQILFLTENVILRQP, from the exons ATGCGTCCGCCTACTCCATCCGAGGTGTATTACAAAGGCCATGCTAAAGAGAATGGTGAATTCGTGGACGAGACGTCACGAAAAGTTTGG GCTGATTTTCAAAGCAAAAAATCTAACAACTTGGAGGATGAGAATCCTAAAACAGAGAACGAGTTATTTTTGGAAGCCTTAGGTGGATGGAAGAATGGGAGAGTGTATGGTCTTGGAAATGCTATTGACAACTTTTATGTGAAACCAAACAACGACCCAAGTTTCAAGAAAGTGCGGAATGAGCTAGTGACTAATTTGACAAGTAATGTTGAACTACTCTCTTCGAAAAATTTGGAACAAGCGAAGGAGATTGAAGAAACAAAGGTGGTCCTAGatgaaacaacaacaaagctCAATGAAACAGAAAAAAAGTTTGATGAAACAACAAGACAACTTAAAGAAACAACAGATGCTATGAAGGCTATGCAAGCTCAGATTCTTTTCCTAactgaaaatgtcattttacgcCAACCTTGA
- the LOC110776483 gene encoding pentatricopeptide repeat-containing protein At1g18485-like: MAAEKLLQLDPNRVENYVLVSNILAQSGKWGDVRSVREKMREKGLQKDAGCSWIEVGGKIYNFVVGDHMLSKSEEIREMWSVLEEKISKYGYVPDTSSVLHDGLLSSDIPGLLSSHISGMLSSNIPGLLSSEPQFVDLVLFVVVLSNVLLFITRNVDLCVKAKVDHAGCAAAF; encoded by the exons ATGGCAGCTGAGAAACTGCTACAACTAGATCCAAATAGGGTAGAGAACTATGTTTTAGTATCAAATATACTAGCACAATCAGGTAAGTGGGGCGATGTTAGAAGTGTGAGGGAAAAGATGAGGGAGAAAGGTCTTCAGAAAGATGCTGGCTGTAGTTGGATTGAAGTTGGAGGGAAGATTTATAATTTTGTGGTTGGTGATCACATGCTTTCTAAATCAGAAGAGATTCGAGAAATGTGGAGTGTATTAGAGGAGAAGATCAGTAAATATGGTTATGTTCCTGATACTAGCTCAGTGCTTCATGAT GGTCTGCTAAGTTCTGATATTCCCGGTCTGCTGAGTTCGCATATTTCTGGTATGCTAAGTTCTAATATTCCTGGTTTGCTAAGTTCTGAACCTCAGTTTGTTGATCTAGTTCTGTTTGTTGTTGTGCTCAGTAATGTTCTACTGTTTATAACCAGAAATGTTGACTTGTGTGTTAAGGCCAAAGTTGACCATGCTGGATGTGCTGCTGCTTTTTGA
- the LOC130463188 gene encoding uncharacterized protein yields the protein MRDNREWMYNRLEGNFLSPTFANKVGEFIAFATTKDNVVLDGMMKCPCAKCRNIPYQDIDTVKEHLYKFGFKPNYFQWVYHGELHSQKNSQSSCSTSTEDASNPYISMVQDAFAQEGHLEDIEEEPHPSFKKFFDMLKAAQDPLHDGSKLSLLAAAARLANIKCEYNIPIKGVDDVASLMRDMCPDESKMSDSFSKTKKLLAGLELPHQRIHVCPNGCMLFWKEHKDLKECLYCKESRYKTIRENSNNSPHSVLIYFPIGPRLQRLYATKSTAEKMRWHNDNPRAHGLMSHPSDGEAWKHLDKEYESFAAEPRNVRLGLCADGFSPFGKTGRQYSCWPVILTPYNLPPSLCMKKPFMFLSLIIPGPKSPKGNLDVFLQPLIEELKQLWEVGLPTYDIPKKQNFQMKVALLWTISDFPAYGMLSGWSTAGRLSCPYCMEKTKAFTLTNGGKQSWFDCHRPFLPRDHAFRKNKSAFRKDTVENSSPPPRLSGEEVWNRVSLIPTTLECIRDEVDRPEGFGVLHHFTKQSVFWELPYWSKLLIRHNLDFMHIEKNVFDNVFHTVMDVKGKTKDNVKARRDLKVYCKRRKLEARDVVNSKGKEVTIMLNAPFVLPKDKRKLVCEWVKKLKFPDGYASNLGYCVDLKECKLFGMKSHDSHVFMQRLLPVVFKDLLPLNEWNVITELSQFFRDLFSTTLKVDHMERLEDNIPEILCKLERIFPPDFSIQWNIFLFICLMRQKFVYHLKKKVGNKARVEGSICNAYLLEEITNFCSLYFEEDVNCKVKDLGLGTCVDNESNIDPDLPEMFSSIIGHSSSEGQFCYLDEKDYKVAHRYVLSNCEILQQYQRDYVLKKGINTDIIRSLASGPLTRVRKFNRYHINGYHFHTFAYGKNKSTMNYGVCVKSVQGDDFYGILQEVVELTYVGARKRHTTMLFKCDWFDVGRGTRIHEKYNLVEVNHSKRYPKYDPFVLAYQVEQVYYAPSPTNNIGRNQWWFVFDVKARGIIDAPIDPMAFQLLANENPSLLSEFQAEEFVESDEETQVLSSHEYEEVD from the exons ATGAGGGATAATCGAGAATGGATGTATAATAGGTTAGAGGGAAATTTTCTTAGCCCAACCTTTGCTAACAAGGTCGGTGAATTTATTGCGTTTGCTACCACCAAAGATAATGTTGTGTTAGATGGTATGATGAAATGTCCATGTGCAAAGTGTCGAAATATTCCATATCAAGATATAGACACTGTAAAGGAGCATCTCTATAAGTTTGGTTTTAAGCCTAACTATTTCCAGTGGGTTTATCACGGGGAATTACACTCCCAGAAAAATTCTCAAAGTTCTTGCTCCACATCCACTGAGGATGCCTCTAACCCTTATATAAGCATGGTGCAAGATGCTTTTGCACAAGAAGGTCATTTAGAAGATATTGAAGAGGAACCGCATCCTAGTTTCAAGAAGTTCTTTGACATGTTGAAGGCAGCTCAGGATCCATTACATGATGGTTCTAAGTTGTCTTTGTTAGCGGCTGCTGCAAGGCTGGCTAACATCAAGTGTGAGTATAATATTCCTATAAAAGGCGTAGACGACGTTGCTTCCTTGATGAGAGACATGTGCCCGGATGAAAGTAAGATGTCTGATAGTTTTTCCAAGACAAAGAAGCTACTTGCAGGGCTAGAGCTTCCTCACCAAAGGATACATGTATGTCCAAATGGTTGCatgttattttggaaggaacacAAAGATCTCAAAGAATGTCTTTATTGTAAGGAAAGTCGTTATAAGACAATAAGGGAAAATAGCAACAATTCTCCTCATAGCGTTCTGATTTATTTCCCTATCGGCCCGAGATTGCAGAGACTATATGCAACAAAATCTACTGCTGAGAAAATGAGGTGGCACAATGATAATCCTCGAGCTCATGGCCTAATGTCTCATCCAAGTGATGGAGAGGCATGGAAGCACCTAGATAAGGAGTATGAATCGTTTGCCGCCGAGCCTCGAAATGTTCGACTTGGTCTTTGTGCCGACGGATTTTCACCGTTCGGGAAGACCGGGAGGCAATATTCTTGTTGGCCCGTCATCTTGACTCCTTATAATCTTCCACCCTCGTTGTGCATGAAGAAACCTTTTATGTTTCTAAGTTTGATAATTCCAGGTCCAAAAAGCCCAAAAGGGAATCTGGATGTGTTCTTGCAACCTCTTATTGAAGAATTAAAACAACTATGGGAGGTAGGATTGCCGACTTATGACATCCCTAAGAAACAAAATTTCCAAATGAAGGTTGCATTGCTTTGGACAATCAGTGATTTTCCGGCATATGGCATGCTTTCGGGATGGAGCACGGCAGGTAGATTATCTTGTCCTTATTGTATGGAAAAGACTAAGGCATTCACTCTTACCAATGGTGGAAAACAAAGTTGGTTTGATTGTCATCGACCGTTTTTACCCCGTGATCAcgcttttcgaaaaaataagaGTGCTTTTCGCAAAGACACAGTTGAAAACTCTTCTCCCCCGCCACGATTGAGTGGAGAAGAAGTTTGGAATCGTGTATCTTTGATTCCAACAACCCTTGAGTGTATAAGGGATGAAGTTGACCGTCCAGAAGGGTTTGGTGTTTTGCACCATTTTACAAAGCAGAGTGTCTTTTGGGAGCTTCCATATTGGAGCAAACTCTTGATACGTCATAATCTTGATTTCATGCACATCGAAAAAAATGTGTTTGATAATGTGTTTCACACTGTAATGGATGTCAAGGGGAAAACTAAAGACAATGTGAAGGCAAGAAGAGACTTGAAAGTGTATTGTAAACGACGGAAGTTGGAGGCTCGAGATGTTGTTAACAGTAAAGGGAAGGAAGTAACCATAATGCTGAATGCTCCTTTTGTGTTGCCCAAAGATAAAAGGAAACTTGTTTGTGAATGGGTGAAGAAACTAAAGTTTCCTGATGGTTATGCTTCAAATTTAGGCTATTGCGTCGATTTAAAGGAATGTAAGCTATTCGGTATGAAAAGTCATGATTCCCATGTTTTTATGCAACGGTTGCTTCCTGTCGTTTTTAAAGATTTGTTGCCCCTAAATGAGTGGAATGTAATCACTGAATTGAGCCAATTTTTTAGAGATCTTTTCTCAACCACCTTGAAAGTTGATCACATGGAGCGCTTAGAGGATAATATTCCTGAAATTCTTTGCAAGTTAGAGAGAATATTTCCACCTGATTTTTCAATTCAATGGAACATCTTCCTATTCATTTGCCTTATGAGGCAAAA GTTTGTATACCATTTAAAAAAGAAGGTGGGTAATAAAGCTCGAGTGGAAGGCTCAATTTGCAATGCTTACCTACTAGAGGAGATAACAAATTTTTGCTCTCTTTACTTTGAAGAAGATGTTAACTGTAAGGTGAAAGATTTAGGATTGGGTACATGTGTTGATAATGAATCAAACATTGATCCCGATCTACCTGAGATGTTTTCTTCAATTATTGGGCATAGTTCTTCGGAAGGCCAATTTTGTTACCTTGATGAAAAGGATTACAAAGTCGCTCATCGATATGTTCTAAGTAATTGTGAAATATTACAACAATATCAAAG GGACTAT GTATTGAAAAAGGGCATTAATACTGACATTATTCGCTCATTGGCATCAGGACCACTGACAAGAGTTCGAAAATTCAATCGATATCACATTAATGGATATCATTTTCATACGTTTGCTTATGGAAAGAATAAGTCAACTATGAACTATGGTGTTTGTGTAAAAAGTGTCCAGGGAGATGATTTTTATGGCATTCTTCAAGAAGTGGTGGAATTGACTTATGTCGGAGCAAGAAAGCGTCACACAACAATGTTGTTTAAGTGTGATTGGTTTGATGTTGGACGTGGTACTAGGATACATGAAAAGTACAATCTTGTTGAGGTGAATCATTCAAAGAGATATCCAAAGTATGACCCGTTTGTACTGGCCTACCAAGTTGAGCAAGTCTATTATGCTCCTTCTCCAACTAACAACATTGGAAGAAATCAATGGTGGTTTGTTTTTGATGTAAAGGCAAGGGGAATTATTGATGCCCCAATTGATCCTATGGCTTTCCAATTACTAGCCAATGAAAACCCTTCATTGCTATCCGAGTTTCAGGCCGAAGAATTTGTAGAAAGCGATGAAGAAACTCAAGTGCTTTCCTCTCATGAATATGAggag GTTGATTGA